DNA sequence from the Cellulophaga sp. HaHaR_3_176 genome:
GGACAGATTATTGGTCAGCAATTACAGCAAGAAGAGCAACAATTGCAAATGGAGAACCAAACAGAAATGGATAGTTTGATCAGCAAAGTTAAAAAAGAGATTAAGGCTTACGGTAAAGCTAATGGTTACACTTACATTTTAGGTGGTGGCGATGGTGGTAGCGTACTTTATGGTGATGAAGCACAAGATATTACAACACCTGTTTTAAAAGCACTTAACGATAGTTATAAAAAATAATACAATTGGTATAATATTAAAAATGCCTCAACATATGTTGAGGCATTTTTGTTTTATCCTTGTAGCAAAAAAACTAGGAATATTGCTGGCACAAAATATATAGCAATAGTTTTTGCTCCTTCGTAATCTTTAGCTACTCGTTGTCCAAATAACAACATAAGTAAAGCAATACAAGATATAAGAGCTCCGTAAAAGGCAAATTCTATAGTGCCATAAGCTATTATTTGATAAACGCCTCCGATACAAAATAATGCGGCGGCCATTTCAGTAATCAAAATAATACCAACCAATAAGGGCACATTATTTTTAAATGCTGTTTTTGAAAAATGTTCTTTTAGCCAGCTAATATTGCCTGTCCAATCTATTATCTTATCTATACCACTTTGTAAAAAAGTAATAATTAAAAAAACTAATAATAAAATCTCCGTTGCGTAGTTTAATAATTGACTCATATGTGGATATTTTAAAGTTAAATTCTAAGTAGTGCTAACTGCTTTTTTGTGTAAAAGTCTCGTTAGTTTAATAGACAGGTCTGTTAATATTATTTTAGAGTTTCCATTACGCTCTATATGGTAAATAGCGCGCTCTAGCTCATCAGTAATTTCTATAATATTGTTTTCATGAATAAAAGGAGCAAATTTATTTATGTCAAAACCATCTACGTGAATGCGCATAAAGGCTAACTCTTTTACATTAAAATTAATTAACATAGATTGTCTCATGATAGCGATACAGTACTGTAAGAATTTTTTTTGTGTTTCTCTACCTGTTTTAGCAACTTCTGTTCCCCAAGATATTAAATCATGTATGGCAGCTTTATTCCCTTTTGCTTTAAAGGCACTCCGAACCCACTGTACAAACCATTTCTCAAAAATCAAATCTTCAGAGTCGTTATTCATTAAGTCTAATGCCTTGTTGTAATTTCCATTGGCTTCGTTAGCGAGCCTCAAAGCTTGTTCTTTTGGTAAGCC
Encoded proteins:
- a CDS encoding DoxX family protein, with protein sequence MSQLLNYATEILLLVFLIITFLQSGIDKIIDWTGNISWLKEHFSKTAFKNNVPLLVGIILITEMAAALFCIGGVYQIIAYGTIEFAFYGALISCIALLMLLFGQRVAKDYEGAKTIAIYFVPAIFLVFLLQG